In the genome of Panthera uncia isolate 11264 chromosome B3 unlocalized genomic scaffold, Puncia_PCG_1.0 HiC_scaffold_1, whole genome shotgun sequence, one region contains:
- the LARP6 gene encoding la-related protein 6 isoform X2 → MSGTTTSGGENEHEDGEQEWKPPDQELIRKLVDQIEFYFSDANLEKDAFLLKHVRRNKLGYVSVKLLTSFKKVKHLTRDWRTTAHALKYSMSLELNEDHRKVRRTTPVPLFPNENLPSKMLLVYDLYLSPKLWALATPQKNGRVQEKVMEHLLKLFGTFGVISSVRILKPGRELPPDIRRVSSRYSQVGTQECAIVEFEEVEAAIRAHEFMVTESQGRENMKAVLIGMKPPKKKPPKDKNQDEEPAASIHLNKSLNKRVEELQYMGDESSANSSSDPESNPTSPMAGRRHVVTTKLSPAGHQNLFLSPNASPCSSPWSSPLAQHKGVSRKSPLAEEGRLNCSASPEIFRKCTDYSSDSSITPSGSPWVRRRRQAEMGTQEKSPGASPLLSRRMQTADGLPVGVLRLPRGPDNTRGFHGGHERGRACV, encoded by the exons ATGAG TGGCACCACAACAAGTGGGGGCGAGAACGAGCATGAAGACGGGGAGCAGGAGTGGAAGCCCCCAGACCAGGAGTTGATCAGGAAGCTGGTGGATCAGATCGAATTCTACTTTTCTGATGCAAACCTGGAGAAGGACGCCTTCCTGCTAAAGCACGTGAGGAGGAACAAGCTGGGGTATGTGAGCGTCAAGCTACTCACATCTTTCAAAAAG GTGAAACACCTGACCCGGGACTGGAGAACCACGGCACACGCCTTGAAGTACTCGATGAGCCTCGAGTTGAATGAGGACCACCGGAAGGTGAGGAGGACCACCCCCGTCCCGCTCTTCCCCAACGAGAACCTGCCAAGCAAGATGCTCCTGGTCTACGATCTCTACCTGTCCCCCAAGCTCTGGGCCCTGGCCACGCCCCAGAAGAATGGAAGGGTGCAGGAGAAGGTGATGGAACACCTGCTCAAGCTCTTCGGGACCTTCGGAGTCATCTCGTCAGTGCGGATCCTCAAGCCCGGGAGGGAGCTGCCCCCTGACATCCGGAGGGTCAGCAGCCGGTACAGCCAGGTGGGGACCCAGGAGTGCGCCATCGTGGAGTTCGAGGAGGTGGAGGCGGCCATCAGAGCGCATGAGTTCATGGTCACGGAATCTCAGGGCAGGGAGAACATGAAAGCCGTCCTGATTGGGATGAAGCCACCCAAAAAGAAACCTCCCAAAGACAAGAACCAGGACGAGGAGCCCGCCGCGAGCATCCACCTGAACAAGTCCCTAAACAAGAGAGTCGAGGAGCTTCAGTACATGGGTGACGAGTCTTCCGCCAACAGCTCCTCCGACCCCGAGAGCAACCCCACGTCCCCCATGGCCGGCCGGCGGCACGTGGTCACCACCAAGCTCAGCCCTGCTGGCCACCAGAATCTCTTTCTGAGCCCCAACGCCTCCCCGTGCTCCAGTCCCTGGAGCAGCCCCTTGGCTCAACACAAAGGCGTTTCCAGAAAATCCCCTCTGGCCGAGGAAGGGAGGCTGAACTGTAGCGCCAGCCCTGAAATCTTTCGCAAGTGCACGGATTATTCCTCCGACAGCAGCATCACTCCCTCCGGCAGCCCCTGGGTTCGGAGGCGCCGCCAGGCCGAGATGGGGACACAGGAGAAGAGCCCCGGGGCGAGTCCCCTGCTGTCTCGGAGGATGCAGACTGCCGATGGGTTACCTGTGGGGGTGCTGAGGTTGCCCAGAGGCCCTGACAACACCAGAGGGTTCCACGGAGGACACGAGAGGGGCAGGGCCTGTGTATAA
- the LARP6 gene encoding la-related protein 6 isoform X1, translating to MAQAGEEALPGPEPAVQIRVAIQEAEDVEEPEDEEEGTEARGAGDPARYLSPGWGSASEEEPSRGHSGTTTSGGENEHEDGEQEWKPPDQELIRKLVDQIEFYFSDANLEKDAFLLKHVRRNKLGYVSVKLLTSFKKVKHLTRDWRTTAHALKYSMSLELNEDHRKVRRTTPVPLFPNENLPSKMLLVYDLYLSPKLWALATPQKNGRVQEKVMEHLLKLFGTFGVISSVRILKPGRELPPDIRRVSSRYSQVGTQECAIVEFEEVEAAIRAHEFMVTESQGRENMKAVLIGMKPPKKKPPKDKNQDEEPAASIHLNKSLNKRVEELQYMGDESSANSSSDPESNPTSPMAGRRHVVTTKLSPAGHQNLFLSPNASPCSSPWSSPLAQHKGVSRKSPLAEEGRLNCSASPEIFRKCTDYSSDSSITPSGSPWVRRRRQAEMGTQEKSPGASPLLSRRMQTADGLPVGVLRLPRGPDNTRGFHGGHERGRACV from the exons ATGGCCCAGGCGGGCGAGGAGGCGCTGCCCGGGCCCGAGCCCGCGGTGCAGATCCGCGTCGCCATCCAGGAGGCCGAGGACGTGGAGGAGccggaggacgaggaggaggggaCCGAGGCGCGCGGCGCGGGGGACCCGGCTCGGTACCTGAGCCCCGGCTGGGGCAGCGCCAGTGAGGAGGAGCCGAGCCGCGGGCACAG TGGCACCACAACAAGTGGGGGCGAGAACGAGCATGAAGACGGGGAGCAGGAGTGGAAGCCCCCAGACCAGGAGTTGATCAGGAAGCTGGTGGATCAGATCGAATTCTACTTTTCTGATGCAAACCTGGAGAAGGACGCCTTCCTGCTAAAGCACGTGAGGAGGAACAAGCTGGGGTATGTGAGCGTCAAGCTACTCACATCTTTCAAAAAG GTGAAACACCTGACCCGGGACTGGAGAACCACGGCACACGCCTTGAAGTACTCGATGAGCCTCGAGTTGAATGAGGACCACCGGAAGGTGAGGAGGACCACCCCCGTCCCGCTCTTCCCCAACGAGAACCTGCCAAGCAAGATGCTCCTGGTCTACGATCTCTACCTGTCCCCCAAGCTCTGGGCCCTGGCCACGCCCCAGAAGAATGGAAGGGTGCAGGAGAAGGTGATGGAACACCTGCTCAAGCTCTTCGGGACCTTCGGAGTCATCTCGTCAGTGCGGATCCTCAAGCCCGGGAGGGAGCTGCCCCCTGACATCCGGAGGGTCAGCAGCCGGTACAGCCAGGTGGGGACCCAGGAGTGCGCCATCGTGGAGTTCGAGGAGGTGGAGGCGGCCATCAGAGCGCATGAGTTCATGGTCACGGAATCTCAGGGCAGGGAGAACATGAAAGCCGTCCTGATTGGGATGAAGCCACCCAAAAAGAAACCTCCCAAAGACAAGAACCAGGACGAGGAGCCCGCCGCGAGCATCCACCTGAACAAGTCCCTAAACAAGAGAGTCGAGGAGCTTCAGTACATGGGTGACGAGTCTTCCGCCAACAGCTCCTCCGACCCCGAGAGCAACCCCACGTCCCCCATGGCCGGCCGGCGGCACGTGGTCACCACCAAGCTCAGCCCTGCTGGCCACCAGAATCTCTTTCTGAGCCCCAACGCCTCCCCGTGCTCCAGTCCCTGGAGCAGCCCCTTGGCTCAACACAAAGGCGTTTCCAGAAAATCCCCTCTGGCCGAGGAAGGGAGGCTGAACTGTAGCGCCAGCCCTGAAATCTTTCGCAAGTGCACGGATTATTCCTCCGACAGCAGCATCACTCCCTCCGGCAGCCCCTGGGTTCGGAGGCGCCGCCAGGCCGAGATGGGGACACAGGAGAAGAGCCCCGGGGCGAGTCCCCTGCTGTCTCGGAGGATGCAGACTGCCGATGGGTTACCTGTGGGGGTGCTGAGGTTGCCCAGAGGCCCTGACAACACCAGAGGGTTCCACGGAGGACACGAGAGGGGCAGGGCCTGTGTATAA